A DNA window from Mycolicibacter terrae contains the following coding sequences:
- the nagA gene encoding N-acetylglucosamine-6-phosphate deacetylase: MSVISAGAVVLEGRVCRPGWLRVDDGRISDCGSGAPPAPADDDFADCVVVPGFVDMHCHGGDGVSYPEAPDRVAALHVAHGTTGRLASLVTAAPEVLLTQVRALADATRHGVVDGIHLEGPWLSGLHCGAHDPAWLRDPDAREIDALLAAGDGAIAMVTVAPELPGVPAAIRRLVDAGVVVALGHTDASYEQTLAAIDAGATVGTHLFNAMRSLHHREPGPVPALLGDPRVTTELIADGVHLHASVIRHVVAAVGPDRVALVTDAMAAAGVGDGAFTLGGLGVDVTGGVARLRGSATIAGSTATMDRLFTTAVGLLGGDDAALAAAVRMSATTPARALGLDGAGVLAAGSAANLVVMDADLQLLRVMSRGAWLTEGES; encoded by the coding sequence ATGTCGGTGATCAGCGCCGGCGCCGTCGTGCTCGAGGGCCGGGTCTGCCGGCCCGGCTGGCTCAGGGTCGACGACGGGCGGATCAGCGACTGCGGGTCCGGGGCGCCACCGGCTCCTGCCGACGACGATTTCGCCGATTGCGTTGTGGTGCCGGGCTTTGTCGACATGCACTGCCACGGCGGCGACGGCGTCTCCTACCCCGAGGCCCCCGACCGTGTCGCTGCTCTGCACGTTGCGCACGGCACCACCGGCAGGCTGGCCAGCCTGGTGACCGCCGCCCCCGAGGTGCTGCTGACCCAGGTGCGCGCCCTGGCCGACGCGACCCGGCACGGTGTGGTGGACGGCATCCATCTGGAGGGGCCGTGGCTGAGCGGGCTGCATTGCGGTGCACACGATCCCGCGTGGCTGCGCGACCCCGACGCCCGCGAGATCGATGCGCTGCTGGCCGCCGGCGACGGTGCGATCGCGATGGTCACCGTGGCACCCGAGCTGCCCGGCGTGCCGGCTGCGATCCGTCGCTTGGTGGACGCGGGAGTCGTTGTGGCGCTGGGTCATACCGACGCCTCCTACGAGCAGACGCTGGCCGCGATCGACGCCGGAGCGACCGTCGGAACCCACCTGTTCAACGCGATGCGCTCGTTGCATCATCGCGAGCCGGGACCGGTGCCGGCGCTGCTGGGCGATCCTCGGGTGACCACCGAGCTGATCGCCGACGGCGTGCACCTGCACGCGAGCGTGATCCGGCATGTCGTGGCGGCTGTCGGCCCCGACCGGGTCGCCCTGGTCACCGATGCGATGGCCGCCGCCGGAGTCGGCGACGGTGCATTCACCCTGGGCGGGCTCGGAGTCGACGTCACCGGCGGGGTGGCCCGACTGCGCGGCAGCGCCACGATCGCCGGCAGCACCGCCACCATGGACCGGCTGTTCACGACGGCGGTGGGCTTGCTCGGCGGCGACGACGCGGCGCTGGCCGCGGCGGTGCGCATGAGTGCCACCACCCCGGCCCGGGCGCTGGGCCTCGACGGCGCCGGGGTTTTGGCCGCCGGATCCGCGGCTAACCTGGTGGTGATGGACGCCGACCTGCAGCTACTGCGGGTGATGAGCCGCGGAGCGTGGCTGACCGAAGGAGAATCATGA
- a CDS encoding D-alanyl-D-alanine carboxypeptidase family protein, which translates to MSFARSISVLVTVGFLATATPLAAADPTPGLNVGSVNCPYQVSTPPAVDASEVPLAGDPPLPLPVPATPVGGEALAGCGIVAAPDTPPVPADVSAEAWLVADLDSGAVIAARDPHGRHRPASVIKVLTAMASLNELDLNRVVPGTQEDANAEGTRVGVGPGGDFTVNQLLHGLLMGSGNDAAHALATQLGGMDAALDKINTLAAKLGGRDTRAATPSGLDGPGMSTSAYDIALFYRYAWSNPMFATIVATRTFDFPGYGDVPGYTLENDNQLLYNYPGALGGKTGYTDDAGQTFVGAATRDGRRLVTVLLRGTRQPIPPWQQAAHLLDYGFATPSGTRVGTLIEPDPALVAPRAPAGGSDPQAMALAPADDTVPVRVGVGIFGTIIVFALIMGARAVNRRPGGASTW; encoded by the coding sequence ATGTCTTTTGCGCGCTCGATATCAGTCCTGGTGACGGTGGGTTTCCTCGCCACCGCCACACCCCTGGCGGCCGCCGACCCCACCCCGGGTCTCAACGTGGGATCCGTCAACTGCCCCTACCAGGTCAGTACCCCGCCCGCGGTGGACGCCTCGGAGGTGCCGCTGGCCGGTGACCCGCCGCTGCCGCTGCCGGTGCCGGCGACCCCGGTCGGCGGGGAAGCGCTGGCCGGCTGCGGAATCGTCGCCGCACCCGACACCCCTCCGGTGCCCGCCGACGTCTCCGCCGAGGCCTGGCTGGTGGCCGACCTGGACAGCGGCGCGGTGATCGCCGCACGCGACCCGCACGGCCGGCACCGGCCGGCCAGTGTGATCAAGGTGCTGACCGCGATGGCGTCGCTGAATGAGCTGGACCTGAACAGGGTCGTCCCCGGCACCCAGGAGGACGCCAACGCAGAAGGCACCCGGGTCGGCGTCGGCCCCGGCGGCGACTTCACCGTCAACCAGTTGCTGCACGGGCTGCTGATGGGCTCGGGCAACGACGCCGCCCACGCCCTGGCCACTCAACTGGGCGGCATGGACGCGGCACTGGACAAGATCAACACCCTGGCCGCCAAGCTGGGTGGCCGCGACACCCGCGCCGCCACCCCGTCCGGACTGGACGGACCCGGCATGAGCACCTCGGCCTACGACATCGCGCTGTTCTACCGCTACGCCTGGAGCAACCCGATGTTCGCCACCATCGTTGCCACCCGCACGTTCGACTTCCCCGGCTACGGCGATGTGCCCGGCTACACCCTGGAGAACGACAACCAGCTGCTCTATAACTACCCGGGCGCCCTGGGCGGCAAGACCGGCTACACCGACGACGCCGGGCAGACGTTCGTCGGCGCGGCCACCCGCGACGGCCGGCGGCTGGTGACCGTGCTGCTGCGCGGCACCCGGCAGCCGATCCCCCCGTGGCAGCAGGCCGCGCACCTGCTCGACTACGGCTTCGCCACTCCGTCGGGCACTCGGGTCGGGACCCTGATCGAGCCCGACCCGGCGCTGGTGGCACCTCGTGCCCCCGCCGGCGGCTCCGATCCCCAGGCCATGGCCTTGGCGCCGGCCGACGACACGGTGCCGGTACGGGTCGGGGTGGGCATCTTCGGCACGATCATCGTGTTCGCGCTCATCATGGGTGCCCGGGCAGTGAATCGCCGGCCCGGCGGGGCCTCGACATGGTGA
- a CDS encoding sugar porter family MFS transporter produces the protein MRRSSPLALLVGVAAASVGVIYGYDLSNIAGALLFIEADFGLTAAQQEMVATATVIGEIAGAAAGGWLANTIGRKNSMVAVAITYAVFALLGAASTSVPMLTVARLLLGITIGVSVVVVPVFVAESAPADARGALLVTYGVATVIGIIAGYLCAYLLAGTGSWRAMLGLAAVPAVLVTLLLARIPDTARWYLLKGRVEEAHRALQRIEPNTDAQRELAEISRTLREEQQGGVGVLREMLRPPYLRATLFVVTLGFFVQITGINAIVYYSPRLFEKMGFEGDFALLVLPALVQVAALAAMLVSLALIDRVGRRPILLSGITAMVAANALLIAVFAVGPKFGDALAAVKFGGVLLFTVGYTFGFGSLVWVYAGESLPARLRSMGSSAMLTSDLVANAIVAGVFLTMLTSLGGAATFAVFGVLALLSLAFVYRYAPETKGRQLEDIRHFWENGGRWPSDETDEATAPQIGTSACR, from the coding sequence CTGCGCCGATCCTCGCCACTGGCACTGCTGGTCGGCGTGGCCGCTGCCAGCGTCGGTGTCATCTACGGCTATGACCTGTCCAATATCGCCGGCGCACTGCTGTTCATCGAGGCCGACTTCGGGCTGACCGCCGCCCAACAGGAGATGGTGGCCACCGCCACGGTGATCGGCGAGATCGCCGGTGCCGCGGCGGGCGGCTGGCTGGCGAACACCATCGGGCGCAAGAACTCGATGGTCGCGGTGGCCATCACCTATGCGGTCTTCGCGCTGCTGGGGGCGGCGTCGACGTCGGTGCCGATGCTGACCGTGGCCCGGCTGCTGCTCGGCATCACCATCGGAGTCTCGGTGGTGGTGGTGCCGGTGTTCGTGGCCGAGTCGGCGCCGGCCGATGCCCGCGGTGCGCTGCTGGTCACCTACGGGGTGGCGACCGTGATCGGGATCATCGCCGGCTACCTGTGCGCCTACCTGTTGGCCGGCACCGGCAGCTGGCGCGCGATGCTGGGGCTGGCCGCGGTGCCCGCCGTGCTGGTGACGCTGCTGCTGGCCCGCATTCCCGACACCGCCCGCTGGTATCTGCTCAAGGGCCGGGTCGAGGAGGCGCACCGCGCACTGCAGCGGATCGAACCCAACACCGACGCGCAACGGGAGCTCGCCGAGATCAGCCGGACGCTACGGGAGGAACAGCAGGGCGGGGTCGGGGTGCTGCGCGAGATGCTGCGGCCGCCGTATCTGCGGGCGACGCTGTTCGTGGTCACATTGGGCTTTTTCGTCCAGATCACCGGGATCAACGCGATCGTCTACTACAGTCCCCGACTGTTCGAAAAGATGGGCTTTGAAGGCGATTTCGCGCTGCTGGTGCTGCCGGCGCTGGTGCAGGTCGCCGCGCTGGCGGCGATGTTGGTCTCGCTGGCGTTGATCGATCGGGTGGGCCGCCGCCCCATCCTGCTGTCCGGGATCACCGCGATGGTCGCCGCCAATGCGCTGCTGATCGCCGTCTTCGCCGTCGGCCCGAAATTCGGGGACGCGCTGGCGGCGGTCAAGTTCGGCGGGGTGCTGCTGTTCACCGTGGGCTACACCTTCGGCTTCGGGTCGCTGGTGTGGGTGTACGCCGGGGAGAGCCTGCCGGCCCGGCTGCGCTCGATGGGATCCTCGGCGATGCTGACGTCGGATCTGGTGGCCAACGCGATCGTCGCCGGGGTGTTCCTGACCATGCTCACCTCGCTGGGCGGCGCCGCAACGTTCGCGGTGTTCGGGGTGCTGGCACTGCTCAGCCTGGCCTTCGTGTACCGCTACGCGCCGGAGACCAAAGGCCGCCAACTCGAAGACATCCGGCACTTCTGGGAGAACGGCGGGCGCTGGCCCAGCGACGAGACGGACGAGGCGACCGCCCCGCAGATCGGCACATCGGCATGTCGGTGA